In the genome of Actinomycetes bacterium, the window GGCCTGGCCGCCCCCGTACACGCCAGGAGAATCCAGCTGCAGAATGGGGTTCCTGTCGTGACCGACGGGCCGTATCCCGAAACCCAGGAGGTCCTCGCCGGCTACACGATCGTCGAGTGCGAAAGCTTCGACCGGGCGACCGAGATCGC includes:
- a CDS encoding YciI family protein; its protein translation is GLAAPVHARRIQLQNGVPVVTDGPYPETQEVLAGYTIVECESFDRATEIAARLANCPHPGDATGEVVDVRPILEGRSELEA